Part of the Flavobacterium alkalisoli genome is shown below.
TTCGCAAAAAAAATATGTAAATCAGTATAAGGGACTCAACTCAAGACTGGATGAAATACAGGCTGCCGTGCTTTCGGTAAAGCTTAATTACCTAGAAGCCGAAAACCAAAAGCGCCGGGAGATAGCACAATACTATAGTGATAACATTACTAATAGGGAGATTATACTGCCAAAAGTGAATGCAATAACAAGTAACCTGAAGCATGTTTGGCATTTGTTTGTTGTACGCACTCAAAACAGGGATAAGCTTCAAAAACATTTATCAGATAATGGCGTGCAAACACTTATACACTACCCTACACCTCCTTACCAACAGGAAGCTTACACGGAGTATAGCCATTTATCTTTCCCGATAACCGAACAGATACATAACGAAGTACTGAGCCTGCCAATAAGCCCCGTACTTACCAATGAAGAAATAAAAACGATTGTAGACATTTTAAACAGTTATACAAATTAGCCATGAGCACAGATAAAATAAATGAAGAGGTACACAATGCCTATGAGGTAATTAAAAACGGAGGTATCATTCTTTACCCTACCGATACCGTATGGGGAATAGGCTGCGATGCTACAAACGAAGAGGCCGTAAAGAAAATATACACCCTAAAGCAGCGTGAGGAAAGCAAAAGTATGATTGTACTTATGAATGGCGAGCGCATGCTTTACAATGTTTTTAATGAAATTCCAGAAGTGGCATGGCAAATACTGGATCTTTCTGATAAGCCCACTACACTTATACTGGATAACCCCAGAAATGTAGCTAAGAATATTATAGCATCAGACAATACTTTAGGCATGCGACTGGTGAAAGAACCGTTTTGCTACAAGCTAATGGAACGCATGAAAAAACCGCTTGTTTCCACTTCTGCTAATATAAGTGGGATGCCAACCCCTAATTCTTTTAAAGAAATAGACCATCATATTTTGGACGGAGTGGACTATATCGTAAATTTGCACCATGATAAAGTTGCCGCAAAGCCTTCT
Proteins encoded:
- a CDS encoding L-threonylcarbamoyladenylate synthase, giving the protein MSTDKINEEVHNAYEVIKNGGIILYPTDTVWGIGCDATNEEAVKKIYTLKQREESKSMIVLMNGERMLYNVFNEIPEVAWQILDLSDKPTTLILDNPRNVAKNIIASDNTLGMRLVKEPFCYKLMERMKKPLVSTSANISGMPTPNSFKEIDHHILDGVDYIVNLHHDKVAAKPSTIIKLGNDLQVKVIRP